One Microbacterium marinum genomic window carries:
- a CDS encoding quinone-dependent dihydroorotate dehydrogenase translates to MYRLLFDLVLRRFDPETAHHLAMAVIRAAGVCPIAAVVRRFTRPAPELRTEALGLVFESPFGIAAGFDKNAVGALGLHALGFGHIEVGTVTAIAQDGNPKPRLFRLVADRALINRMGFNNLGAAAAAERLRRMRDRRRRPVLGVNIGKSRIVDVADATADYVASTRLVAPVADYLVVNVSSPNTPGLRGLQAAETLRPLLEEVHRAAGDTPLLVKIAPDLSDDEIDAIARLAVDVGLAGLVATNTTISRDGLTTDAAAVAALGAGGLSGAPLRARSLEVLRRVRAVVPASFCVIAAGGVESASDVVERIDAGADLVQGYSAFVYEGPFWGRRINRDLARIRSPRR, encoded by the coding sequence ATGTATCGCCTCCTCTTCGATCTCGTCCTCCGCCGTTTCGACCCCGAGACCGCTCACCATCTGGCCATGGCGGTGATCCGCGCTGCCGGCGTGTGCCCGATCGCGGCCGTCGTGCGACGATTCACCCGCCCCGCGCCGGAGCTGCGGACCGAGGCCCTTGGCCTGGTCTTCGAGTCGCCTTTCGGGATTGCGGCCGGGTTCGACAAGAACGCCGTGGGGGCGCTGGGCCTGCATGCCCTGGGCTTCGGTCACATCGAGGTCGGCACGGTGACGGCGATCGCGCAGGACGGCAATCCGAAGCCTCGCTTGTTCCGTCTGGTCGCCGACCGGGCCCTGATCAACCGCATGGGGTTCAACAACCTCGGCGCCGCGGCGGCAGCGGAGCGACTGCGGCGCATGCGCGACCGCCGGCGGCGGCCGGTCCTCGGTGTCAACATCGGCAAGTCGCGGATCGTCGACGTCGCGGACGCCACGGCGGACTATGTGGCGAGCACGCGCCTGGTCGCCCCCGTCGCCGACTACCTCGTCGTCAATGTCTCCTCCCCGAACACGCCGGGCCTGCGGGGGCTCCAGGCTGCGGAGACCCTTCGCCCGCTCCTGGAAGAGGTGCACCGCGCCGCGGGCGACACGCCGCTGCTCGTGAAGATCGCGCCGGACCTTTCCGACGATGAGATCGACGCGATCGCGCGGCTCGCCGTCGACGTCGGACTCGCGGGGCTCGTCGCGACGAACACGACGATCTCTCGCGACGGATTGACGACGGATGCCGCTGCCGTTGCCGCCCTCGGCGCCGGGGGACTGTCCGGTGCGCCGCTTCGTGCGCGATCGCTCGAGGTCCTGCGGCGCGTGCGGGCCGTCGTGCCCGCGAGTTTCTGCGTCATCGCCGCGGGTGGTGTGGAATCGGCATCCGACGTCGTCGAACGAATCGACGCCGGTGCGGACCTCGTGCAGGGCTACAGCGCCTTCGTCTACGAGGGGCCGTTCTGGGGCCGACGCATCAATCGTGACCTCGCTCGGATCCGTTCGCCGCGCCGCTGA
- the nrdR gene encoding transcriptional regulator NrdR, translating to MHCPFCRHSDSRVIDSRTSDDGLSIRRRRQCPKCGGRFTTVETASLNVIKRSGVIEPFSREKVMSGVRKACQGRPVTEADLAVLAQAVEESVRQTGVSQIDANEIGLAILGPLRELDEIAFLRFASVYQAFETLEDFDAAIAQLRADHVGDRGTTEA from the coding sequence ATGCACTGCCCGTTCTGTCGCCATTCCGACTCCCGTGTGATCGACTCCCGTACGAGCGATGACGGCCTCAGCATCCGCCGCCGTCGCCAGTGCCCGAAGTGCGGCGGCCGGTTCACGACCGTCGAGACCGCGAGCCTGAACGTCATCAAGCGCTCCGGCGTCATCGAGCCGTTCAGCCGCGAGAAGGTCATGTCCGGTGTGCGGAAAGCGTGCCAGGGGCGCCCCGTGACGGAGGCAGACCTCGCCGTCCTCGCCCAGGCCGTCGAAGAGTCGGTGCGCCAGACGGGTGTTTCCCAGATCGACGCGAACGAGATCGGCCTGGCGATCCTCGGCCCCCTCCGCGAGCTCGACGAGATCGCCTTCCTCCGTTTCGCAAGCGTCTACCAGGCATTCGAGACGCTGGAGGACTTCGATGCGGCGATCGCGCAGCTGCGGGCAGACCACGTGGGCGATCGCGGCACGACCGAGGCGTGA
- the hisD gene encoding histidinol dehydrogenase — translation MLRTIDLRGRAVEPDDLLAAVPRAAAARDEALATAAAIVADVAARGADALREQASRFDGVDGHEIRVPAAHLDEALASLDAGVRAALEKAIDRVRHASAAQVPAPIVTEVAPGARIEQRWRPVRRVGVYVPGGKAVYPSSVVMNVVPAQVAGVAEVALSSPPQRDHGGRVHPVILAAAKLLGVTEVYAMGGAGAIGAYAHGVGELALAPVDVISGPGNNFVALAKRVVAGMVGTDSEAGATEILVVADESADADLVAADLVSQAEHDEQAAAVLVTASEQLARAVGAAVEVRARATLHADRVAISLAGPQSAIVLVDDIETATAFSNAYAPEHLELHVSDPRPDDFVNAGAVFVGPWTPVSLGDYLAGSNHVLPTGGQARYAAGLSASTFLRPQQVITYDRDALAAVRDEIVTLSSAEVLPAHGEAVTARFDA, via the coding sequence ATGCTCCGGACGATCGATCTGCGCGGCCGCGCCGTTGAACCTGACGACCTGCTCGCTGCGGTTCCACGTGCCGCCGCCGCACGTGATGAGGCACTCGCGACGGCGGCGGCGATCGTCGCCGACGTCGCCGCTCGCGGCGCCGACGCGCTGCGTGAGCAGGCGTCCCGCTTCGACGGCGTCGACGGGCACGAGATCCGGGTTCCCGCGGCACACCTCGATGAGGCACTAGCGTCGCTCGACGCCGGCGTGCGTGCCGCTCTCGAGAAGGCCATCGATCGGGTGCGCCACGCGTCCGCTGCGCAGGTCCCGGCCCCGATCGTGACCGAGGTCGCGCCGGGCGCTCGCATCGAGCAGCGCTGGCGGCCGGTCCGCCGCGTCGGCGTGTACGTCCCGGGCGGAAAGGCCGTCTACCCCTCCAGCGTCGTCATGAACGTGGTCCCGGCGCAGGTCGCCGGCGTCGCCGAGGTCGCCCTCTCCTCTCCTCCGCAACGTGATCACGGCGGACGTGTCCACCCGGTGATCCTGGCCGCCGCGAAGCTGCTCGGCGTGACGGAGGTCTACGCGATGGGCGGGGCGGGTGCGATCGGCGCGTACGCCCACGGCGTGGGGGAGCTCGCTCTCGCTCCGGTGGACGTCATTTCCGGTCCCGGCAACAACTTCGTCGCCCTGGCCAAGCGTGTCGTGGCGGGAATGGTGGGAACGGACTCCGAAGCGGGGGCGACCGAGATCCTCGTCGTCGCCGATGAGTCCGCCGACGCCGATCTCGTCGCCGCGGATCTCGTGAGCCAGGCGGAACATGACGAGCAGGCGGCGGCGGTGCTCGTCACGGCATCCGAGCAGCTCGCCCGCGCCGTCGGTGCCGCAGTCGAGGTGCGTGCGCGCGCCACTCTGCACGCCGATCGCGTGGCGATCTCGCTGGCCGGTCCGCAGTCCGCGATCGTCCTGGTCGATGACATCGAGACGGCGACGGCGTTCAGCAACGCCTACGCTCCCGAACACCTCGAGCTGCACGTGTCCGACCCACGTCCGGATGACTTCGTCAACGCCGGTGCGGTCTTTGTGGGCCCGTGGACTCCCGTGAGCCTCGGCGACTACCTCGCCGGGAGCAACCACGTGCTGCCGACGGGCGGCCAGGCACGGTACGCGGCCGGACTGTCCGCGTCCACGTTCCTTCGTCCGCAGCAGGTCATCACCTACGATCGCGACGCCCTCGCCGCGGTGCGCGACGAGATCGTCACGCTGTCGTCTGCCGAGGTGCTCCCCGCGCACGGCGAAGCGGTCACCGCTCGTTTCGACGCGTAA